From Streptomyces sp. NBC_01460, a single genomic window includes:
- a CDS encoding ArsR/SmtB family transcription factor yields the protein MPFHLHFDESDLLRCRFALSPLWETQEAVRTLHRPGRHGYHLPWLRRVAEGAAGLDLGPLWALMPDGGHNPDFICPPPLGPLATFAEEIAAVRATDPATARDDMALALADTPDGPHSPVGRRLLGDPARAVQELADLLERAWQVMVEPHWPRLRALLEADIAFHSRRLAETGFERLLGEISPQLRWADSTLTVAGTRGNHSRVLGGQGLVLMPSVFVWPDVVGGYEAPWQPAVIYPARGIGGLWTESADRTPEALARLLGRARADVLCALGEPAGTSALAHRLSLAPSSVSAHLSALRAAGLLTSRRYGHQVLYERTPLGIALAGQES from the coding sequence ATGCCGTTCCATCTGCACTTCGACGAGAGCGACCTGCTCCGCTGCCGCTTCGCGCTCTCGCCGCTCTGGGAGACGCAGGAGGCGGTGCGCACCCTGCACCGGCCCGGCCGGCACGGCTACCACCTGCCCTGGCTGCGGCGGGTCGCGGAAGGCGCCGCCGGGCTGGATCTCGGACCCCTGTGGGCGCTGATGCCGGACGGCGGCCACAACCCCGACTTCATCTGCCCGCCGCCGCTCGGACCGCTCGCCACCTTCGCCGAGGAGATCGCGGCGGTACGCGCGACGGACCCGGCAACCGCCCGCGACGACATGGCGCTCGCCCTCGCCGATACCCCGGACGGCCCGCACTCCCCCGTCGGGCGGCGGCTGCTCGGCGATCCCGCCCGAGCGGTCCAGGAGCTGGCGGACCTGCTGGAGCGGGCCTGGCAGGTGATGGTCGAGCCGCACTGGCCCCGGCTGCGTGCCCTGCTGGAGGCGGACATCGCCTTCCACTCGCGCCGCCTCGCCGAGACCGGCTTCGAGCGGCTGCTCGGCGAGATCAGTCCGCAGCTGCGCTGGGCGGACTCGACCCTGACCGTGGCCGGCACCCGGGGGAACCACAGCCGGGTCCTCGGCGGTCAGGGGCTCGTCCTGATGCCCAGCGTCTTCGTGTGGCCGGATGTGGTCGGCGGCTACGAAGCGCCCTGGCAGCCTGCCGTGATCTACCCCGCGCGCGGCATCGGCGGGCTGTGGACGGAGTCCGCCGACCGGACGCCGGAGGCGCTCGCCCGGCTGCTGGGGCGGGCGCGCGCCGATGTGCTGTGCGCCCTGGGGGAACCGGCCGGGACGAGCGCGCTGGCGCACCGGCTCTCGCTCGCCCCGTCCTCCGTGTCGGCGCATCTGTCGGCGCTGCGCGCGGCGGGCCTGCTGACCTCACGGCGGTACGGCCATCAGGTGCTGTACGAGCGCACCCCGCTCGGCATCGCGCTGGCGGGCCAGGAGTCCTGA